In one Nitrososphaera viennensis EN76 genomic region, the following are encoded:
- a CDS encoding ATP-binding protein: MNEQATLRALKSLLVARTRSDVIDILDRLYSSNNKGDSVRWRTLGDRETNFATVHLTANPEVSLVERITNGIDATFERLAEERPELKNIRSPRVFSEKALGFKGGVIADTIKRRKKTAAMESGVDVILWDGDTDETPTIDIIDRGIGLRKDEIPNTILSLNQSNKITKWYLMGRFGQGGSTTFAFSEFTILVSRKFDDSNKMSFTVIKFQPPARDEKDGKYVYLVNSEDNLPLTVTNPDKSLDIDFNTIVRHIDYKIGKQNLLTLYGKLQYYLFDPVLPFKIVNQQAGAYQERLRRIYGSRDRLNRSDLIERRDEIQVPSTEIDYGTIILRYWLFKRQTDVAQKMTFVDPDYPIVVTYYGQSHSVLPRRFLNECQLPYLQKDLVVQIDCDLVNDVGRRALFPSTRESITSEGSAIIKKTIVEILSNSRELKELNRQREEDFLSEGFSKEKDEMRRNLAEMINRILPGRIGVKGGNKGEGDKKPASPETEREPPIEEQIVEEYVSLKDFPTFIKIMNKADPLVFRPNQSTRIEILSDAPNNFLARNNAYFSLAEETQKFVKISYFQKDFRNGRIFIVTRLVEGAPLFTKFPFNIQLNAINESAEKVSLSDSRNSVIEEPLLKKEKPSNIQTDAPYIEVVDRNHEYYISNKWTEKNVADVQKSPDKVVIYVSVENEWYIGALRRSKYQEATKRIIQNRYVLLIAFYAYLQDDFIEKLPTDSDKQYYEKISDGQLEIAARTILTGLTSEKAFEIEKD; the protein is encoded by the coding sequence TTGAATGAGCAAGCGACTCTGAGAGCATTAAAGTCCCTCTTGGTTGCAAGGACAAGAAGTGATGTAATTGATATTCTTGACAGGCTATATTCAAGTAACAACAAAGGAGACTCTGTTAGATGGCGGACTTTAGGTGACAGGGAAACCAACTTTGCAACCGTTCACCTTACTGCTAATCCAGAAGTTTCGCTTGTAGAAAGAATAACCAACGGTATAGATGCCACCTTTGAACGACTGGCGGAAGAAAGACCCGAATTAAAGAATATCCGTTCTCCTAGAGTATTTTCCGAAAAGGCATTAGGGTTCAAAGGAGGAGTTATAGCCGACACAATCAAGAGGAGAAAGAAAACAGCGGCAATGGAAAGTGGGGTTGACGTTATCCTTTGGGATGGGGATACCGACGAAACTCCGACAATTGATATTATTGATAGAGGCATAGGTCTTCGAAAAGATGAAATTCCGAATACCATTCTGTCTCTTAACCAGTCAAATAAGATTACCAAATGGTACTTGATGGGCAGGTTTGGTCAAGGCGGTTCCACGACTTTTGCCTTCTCTGAGTTTACTATTCTCGTTAGCAGGAAATTTGATGATAGTAACAAGATGTCGTTTACTGTCATAAAGTTCCAGCCGCCAGCGAGAGACGAAAAAGATGGCAAGTACGTTTACCTTGTAAACAGCGAGGACAACTTGCCCCTTACCGTTACAAACCCTGACAAGTCGTTGGATATCGATTTTAACACCATTGTTAGGCACATAGACTACAAGATTGGCAAACAGAACTTGCTAACTCTATACGGGAAATTGCAGTATTATCTGTTTGACCCTGTTTTGCCTTTCAAGATAGTAAACCAGCAAGCCGGAGCCTATCAAGAACGGCTAAGGCGGATATACGGAAGTAGAGATAGACTCAACAGGTCAGACCTTATTGAGAGGAGAGACGAAATCCAAGTCCCCTCCACGGAAATAGACTATGGGACAATAATCCTTCGGTACTGGCTATTCAAAAGACAGACAGATGTTGCACAAAAGATGACTTTCGTGGACCCTGACTATCCGATTGTCGTTACTTACTACGGTCAGTCGCATTCCGTATTGCCAAGGCGGTTTTTGAACGAATGTCAGTTACCCTATCTGCAAAAAGACCTTGTAGTTCAGATAGATTGCGACTTGGTCAACGATGTAGGAAGACGTGCCCTTTTCCCTTCGACCAGGGAATCAATCACCAGCGAAGGTTCCGCAATTATCAAGAAAACAATCGTGGAAATTCTTTCGAATTCAAGGGAGCTAAAAGAGCTAAACAGACAACGTGAGGAGGACTTTCTTTCCGAAGGTTTCTCCAAGGAGAAAGACGAGATGAGGAGAAACCTAGCCGAGATGATAAACAGAATCCTGCCTGGCAGAATAGGCGTAAAAGGTGGTAACAAAGGAGAAGGAGACAAGAAACCTGCAAGTCCTGAAACGGAGCGAGAACCGCCTATAGAAGAGCAAATTGTAGAAGAATACGTTTCGCTAAAGGACTTTCCTACCTTCATCAAGATAATGAACAAGGCTGACCCGTTGGTCTTTAGACCAAATCAATCAACAAGGATTGAAATATTGTCTGATGCACCAAATAATTTTCTGGCAAGGAATAACGCTTATTTCTCGTTGGCAGAGGAAACTCAAAAGTTTGTAAAGATATCATACTTTCAAAAGGATTTTAGAAATGGCAGAATATTTATCGTAACAAGGCTGGTGGAGGGCGCACCTCTGTTCACCAAGTTTCCTTTCAATATTCAGCTTAACGCCATTAACGAATCGGCAGAAAAGGTATCCCTGTCCGATAGCAGGAATTCGGTAATAGAAGAACCTCTTTTGAAAAAGGAAAAGCCCAGCAATATTCAGACCGATGCGCCCTATATCGAGGTTGTTGACCGGAACCACGAATACTACATTAGCAACAAGTGGACTGAAAAGAACGTCGCAGATGTCCAAAAGTCTCCCGACAAAGTTGTAATCTACGTTTCTGTAGAAAATGAATGGTATATCGGTGCATTGCGCAGAAGCAAATACCAGGAGGCTACCAAGCGCATAATTCAAAACCGCTATGTGTTATTGATAGCATTCTATGCATACCTCCAAGATGATTTTATCGAGAAGCTACCGACTGATAGTGATAAGCAATATTACGAGAAGATTTCAGATGGTCAGTTGGAAATCGCAGCAAGAACTATTCTAACAGGTCTTACAAGTGAAAAGGCATTTGAAATAGAAAAGGATTAG
- a CDS encoding type II/IV secretion system ATPase subunit, producing the protein MNIPKIIPRTMHQIFPFMGKARKPLHQGPKFRAEPLVAVVSGEILDRYAVEQSAVYVVLDENDGGSKAKYVVTEPSLDEEEQRVYSLIMEGLYFSLKPIAKTEDPLQYIEGYIWEVAENLGLVEQLEKAYQKYRYFIARDAIGYGPIDILMKDNDVEEISSEGYDKPVAVMHRRFTEYDWIDTNVRFASEDSLRTYVQRLAQKTGKSVTVAVPFADSMTSDGHRVAVTFAGEVTLPGSSFDIRKFPKEPLSIAHLIKSNTMSALMAAYYWLLVESKGFVMILGTMGSGKTTSLNSLSTMINPSSKIATIEDTPELRLPHTHWQRFKTRRTYSITESRFDVDLMDLVILSLRYRPDYVILGEVRGAEIRALIQAAAIGHSALCTMHAESPEAALVRMSSPPMDVSLGGRMLVWNFLMLNRVKDRQGKVIRRTVSSTEVIPRENLMELKQVFAWNPRTDRFAPDGDNAAEHLVETSYRLKEIAKLRGWTDCEVVDQLKERCNLLTDLVDEDKLAYSDVSKAIQSFYRDNIR; encoded by the coding sequence ATGAACATACCCAAAATCATTCCAAGAACGATGCACCAAATATTCCCTTTTATGGGTAAGGCCCGTAAGCCTCTGCATCAAGGTCCAAAGTTCAGGGCAGAGCCTCTTGTAGCTGTCGTAAGTGGAGAGATACTCGACAGATACGCAGTAGAGCAGTCGGCGGTTTATGTCGTTTTGGATGAAAACGACGGTGGTAGCAAAGCAAAATACGTAGTCACTGAACCCTCTTTAGACGAAGAGGAGCAGAGGGTTTATTCGCTTATAATGGAAGGTCTGTACTTCTCGCTGAAGCCTATTGCCAAGACCGAAGACCCACTTCAATACATAGAGGGATACATATGGGAAGTGGCAGAAAATCTAGGACTTGTTGAGCAGCTGGAAAAGGCGTATCAAAAGTACAGATATTTCATTGCAAGGGATGCCATCGGTTACGGACCGATAGACATACTGATGAAGGATAACGACGTGGAAGAGATATCGTCAGAAGGCTACGACAAGCCTGTTGCGGTGATGCATCGGCGCTTTACAGAATACGACTGGATAGACACCAACGTCAGGTTTGCCAGCGAAGACAGCCTTCGTACATACGTCCAGAGGCTGGCTCAGAAAACAGGCAAGAGCGTCACCGTCGCTGTGCCATTTGCCGACTCTATGACCTCTGACGGTCACAGGGTTGCAGTAACTTTTGCCGGCGAGGTCACGCTGCCTGGGAGTTCATTTGACATCAGAAAATTCCCCAAAGAACCGCTGAGCATTGCACACCTAATAAAGTCAAACACAATGTCTGCGCTGATGGCTGCCTACTACTGGTTGCTTGTAGAGTCAAAGGGATTTGTGATGATTTTGGGAACCATGGGTTCTGGCAAGACTACGTCACTAAACTCGCTGTCAACAATGATAAACCCGTCTTCAAAGATTGCCACGATAGAAGACACACCGGAGCTGCGATTGCCACACACCCACTGGCAACGTTTCAAGACAAGGAGGACCTATTCCATTACAGAGTCAAGGTTTGATGTCGATCTGATGGATCTCGTTATCCTTTCTCTAAGGTACAGGCCCGATTACGTCATCCTTGGAGAAGTCAGGGGCGCTGAAATCAGGGCGCTGATACAGGCGGCCGCGATAGGACATTCTGCGCTGTGCACAATGCATGCAGAAAGCCCTGAAGCGGCTCTTGTCAGGATGAGCTCTCCTCCCATGGACGTAAGCCTTGGAGGCAGGATGCTGGTCTGGAACTTTCTCATGCTAAACAGGGTCAAAGACAGGCAGGGAAAAGTCATCAGAAGAACAGTATCTTCTACCGAGGTCATTCCTAGAGAGAACCTTATGGAATTGAAACAGGTATTTGCATGGAATCCAAGGACAGACAGGTTTGCTCCAGATGGGGACAATGCTGCAGAGCATTTGGTAGAGACAAGTTACAGGTTAAAGGAAATTGCAAAGCTTAGGGGCTGGACAGATTGCGAGGTAGTAGATCAATTAAAGGAAAGATGTAATCTGCTTACAGATCTTGTGGATGAAGACAAGCTGGCATACTCTGATGTCTCTAAAGCAATACAGTCGTTCTATCGAGATAACATAAGATAA